Proteins encoded together in one Sulfurihydrogenibium subterraneum DSM 15120 window:
- a CDS encoding KH domain-containing protein: protein MSKLTEIVEQMARAIVDYPEKVEVKEIEGEKTTVVELKVAPEDLGKVIGKQGRTARAMRTILAAVSRKANKKAVLEILE, encoded by the coding sequence ATGAGCAAGCTTACAGAAATTGTAGAACAAATGGCAAGAGCTATTGTTGATTATCCAGAAAAGGTAGAAGTAAAAGAAATTGAAGGTGAAAAAACTACAGTTGTTGAGCTTAAAGTAGCTCCAGAAGACTTAGGAAAAGTAATTGGAAAACAAGGTAGAACAGCAAGAGCTATGAGAACTATATTAGCTGCTGTTTCAAGAAAAGCAAATAAGAAAGCAGTTTTAGAAATATTAGAATAA
- the tsaE gene encoding tRNA (adenosine(37)-N6)-threonylcarbamoyltransferase complex ATPase subunit type 1 TsaE has protein sequence MEEKVLIKDLKDLENFTKEFSKKLKGNEVILLEGDLGAGKTTFTKYLLKALGVEEEITSPTFGIMNQYEGKNFDIYHLDMYRINNFDISDIIGKGLIIIEWPKENIDYNYKINVQQLENDNRLFIIQGG, from the coding sequence ATGGAAGAAAAAGTTTTAATAAAAGATTTAAAAGATTTAGAAAATTTTACAAAAGAGTTTTCAAAAAAACTCAAAGGAAACGAAGTTATCCTACTTGAAGGCGACTTAGGAGCTGGAAAAACAACTTTTACAAAGTATTTACTGAAAGCTTTAGGTGTTGAAGAAGAGATAACATCTCCTACTTTTGGAATAATGAATCAGTACGAGGGGAAAAATTTTGATATATACCATTTAGATATGTACAGGATAAATAACTTTGATATTTCAGACATTATTGGTAAAGGGTTAATCATAATTGAATGGCCTAAAGAAAATATAGATTATAACTATAAAATTAACGTACAGCAATTAGAAAATGACAATAGGTTATTTATAATACAAGGGGGATAA
- a CDS encoding sensor domain-containing diguanylate cyclase yields MVITEEKIDIIFSRLLTYVEKNFKSFLCKESLFQIKDLLTQTLKDKNKVEQFGEIGLFFAESDVIFVEAIYLFEFLRKNFIAHLPNNIDLREAKRIERLFEDIVNSFSKGYVESYTKRKINNLTFLENHIIPNEMIYQLSKPLKSHINYFRSFLYSIITDEKFNNIDHKSCEFGVWLKDEGKQLIEEEIIYKNIRFIHKNFHNLIEISQSYKNQGFYKELFFILNEIENLLLQIINNFSYLNTKLLAYEFSKDPLTGVLTRRGFNLILQKHFEISELTGLPISIIIADIDFFKRINDTYGHLAGDEALKHFVKIIKQNLRKSDYVFRFGGEEFIILLPNTSLEEAVAIAEKIRESLENTPLIYNGKEIKITASFGVKEINPTEHTEKVIEEVDKKLYQAKESGRNKVVY; encoded by the coding sequence ATGGTTATAACAGAAGAAAAAATTGACATAATTTTTTCCAGACTTTTGACATACGTTGAGAAAAATTTTAAATCTTTTTTATGTAAAGAAAGTCTATTTCAAATAAAAGATTTACTCACTCAAACACTAAAAGATAAAAATAAGGTTGAACAATTTGGAGAGATAGGATTATTTTTTGCAGAAAGTGATGTTATTTTTGTTGAAGCGATATATCTTTTTGAGTTTTTAAGGAAAAATTTTATAGCCCACTTACCTAATAACATAGATTTAAGAGAAGCTAAAAGGATAGAAAGGCTTTTTGAAGACATAGTAAATTCGTTTTCAAAAGGTTACGTTGAAAGTTATACTAAAAGAAAAATAAACAACTTAACATTTTTAGAAAACCATATAATACCTAATGAGATGATTTACCAACTTTCTAAACCTTTAAAATCACATATTAATTATTTTAGGAGTTTTTTATATTCAATTATTACTGATGAAAAATTTAATAATATAGACCACAAATCCTGTGAGTTTGGAGTCTGGTTAAAAGATGAAGGAAAGCAACTTATAGAAGAAGAGATAATATATAAGAACATTAGATTCATACATAAAAACTTTCATAACTTAATAGAAATATCTCAAAGCTATAAAAATCAAGGATTTTATAAAGAATTATTCTTCATCTTAAATGAAATAGAAAATCTTCTACTGCAGATTATTAACAACTTTTCTTACTTAAACACTAAACTTTTGGCTTACGAATTTTCTAAAGACCCATTAACCGGAGTTCTAACAAGAAGAGGATTTAACTTAATTTTACAAAAACACTTTGAAATCTCTGAGCTTACAGGACTTCCTATATCAATTATAATTGCAGATATTGACTTTTTTAAAAGGATAAACGATACTTATGGACATTTAGCCGGAGACGAAGCTCTAAAACATTTTGTTAAAATAATAAAACAAAATTTACGAAAATCTGATTACGTATTTAGATTCGGTGGTGAAGAGTTTATAATTCTACTTCCAAACACTTCGTTAGAAGAAGCTGTGGCGATTGCTGAAAAAATAAGAGAATCTTTAGAAAATACACCTTTAATATACAATGGAAAAGAAATTAAGATAACTGCAAGTTTTGGAGTTAA
- the rpsP gene encoding 30S ribosomal protein S16, with protein sequence MVKIRLARAGRKKHPVFRMVVMDSKKPREGKAIEYLGTYDPILKTGNVNVEKAKEWISKGAQPTERALKILKSFGLEN encoded by the coding sequence TTGGTTAAAATAAGACTTGCAAGAGCAGGAAGGAAAAAGCATCCAGTTTTCAGAATGGTAGTTATGGATAGTAAAAAGCCGAGAGAAGGAAAAGCCATAGAGTATTTGGGAACATACGACCCAATATTAAAAACCGGAAATGTTAATGTAGAAAAAGCAAAAGAGTGGATCAGTAAAGGAGCTCAACCTACTGAAAGGGCGCTTAAAATATTGAAATCTTTCGGATTAGAAAACTAA
- a CDS encoding DegT/DnrJ/EryC1/StrS family aminotransferase produces the protein MIPIIKPFFGKEEEETVLEIMRSGQITRGKWTLKFRESFKDYVGVAFCHTVCSGTAALYIALKAIGISKKEDIVIVPSLSFMATIDAVIMAGGTPVVIDVDESYTIDVNQLEDAIKKYNPKAVIPVHLFGQTADMERIKALCQEKDVIILEDAAQAHGAEYKGKKAGSLGDLSAFSFYASKNVAMGEGGAILTNSSYLDEKITNWIEFGDHPALNLRITEFQAGIGYWQLKRLEETNEKRRKIAKIYNEEFKDLPGLILPQELPNRKHVYHIYALRHPERNKIVEKLIENGIGARVYYEYTLHQLRNADHLPCDFGERCSRELFAIPIHASLTEKEVEYIVDTVKKVIMEV, from the coding sequence ATGATTCCGATAATTAAACCTTTTTTCGGAAAAGAAGAGGAAGAAACAGTCTTAGAAATTATGAGAAGTGGACAGATAACGAGAGGAAAATGGACTTTAAAGTTTAGAGAAAGTTTTAAAGATTATGTAGGAGTTGCGTTTTGTCATACTGTTTGTAGCGGTACAGCTGCACTGTATATTGCACTAAAAGCAATAGGTATAAGTAAAAAAGAGGACATAGTTATAGTCCCTTCTTTAAGTTTTATGGCAACGATAGATGCAGTTATAATGGCAGGCGGAACACCTGTTGTTATTGATGTTGATGAAAGTTATACAATAGATGTAAATCAGTTAGAAGATGCGATTAAAAAGTATAATCCAAAAGCAGTTATCCCTGTTCATCTATTTGGTCAAACTGCAGATATGGAAAGAATAAAGGCCTTATGCCAAGAAAAAGATGTAATAATTTTAGAAGATGCAGCACAGGCACACGGGGCAGAGTATAAAGGTAAAAAAGCAGGAAGTTTAGGAGATTTATCTGCTTTTAGTTTCTATGCGTCTAAAAACGTTGCGATGGGAGAAGGAGGAGCCATACTTACAAATTCTTCTTACCTTGACGAGAAAATTACAAACTGGATAGAGTTTGGAGACCATCCAGCTTTAAATCTCAGGATTACAGAGTTTCAGGCAGGTATAGGATACTGGCAGTTAAAAAGATTAGAAGAGACTAACGAAAAAAGAAGAAAGATAGCTAAAATCTATAATGAAGAGTTTAAAGATTTACCAGGGTTGATACTTCCTCAGGAGCTGCCAAACAGAAAACACGTTTATCACATATACGCTCTAAGACATCCAGAAAGAAACAAAATAGTAGAAAAGCTTATAGAAAACGGCATAGGTGCAAGAGTTTACTATGAATATACACTACACCAACTTAGAAATGCAGATCATCTACCTTGCGACTTTGGAGAAAGATGTAGTAGAGAGCTTTTTGCAATTCCAATTCACGCCTCTTTAACAGAAAAGGAAGTTGAATATATTGTTGATACTGTTAAAAAAGTAATTATGGAGGTGTAA
- a CDS encoding Gfo/Idh/MocA family protein, with translation MKVGIVGIGNMGSKYVNKFRELNLDYVLIDSNQSQFEKYPEDVPKYTDLDKALEKENINFLFVATSPTSHIPIAKKAIERNINVMVEKPPALSRKDFEEALDFAYKNDVILAVSEIELNSSSVRNLQLNHKVENVEGYRLNLGKGYINPFFDLAWHDLYIFNYIFGDFFIKKVNIEGNNVYVNAKSDNAEFNLQVAWLNPFLKRSWHLKSGKEETLLDFVEDKIVYPSGEVVEKDNVDKLKLMIENFIKNPSYESSLRALNILKEIEKIKI, from the coding sequence TTGAAGGTAGGTATCGTTGGCATAGGCAATATGGGAAGTAAATACGTTAATAAATTTAGAGAGTTAAACTTAGACTACGTTCTTATAGATTCTAATCAATCTCAGTTTGAAAAGTATCCAGAAGATGTACCAAAGTATACAGATTTGGACAAAGCCCTTGAAAAAGAAAATATAAACTTTTTATTTGTTGCCACATCTCCAACTTCACACATTCCTATAGCAAAAAAAGCTATTGAAAGAAATATAAACGTAATGGTAGAAAAACCACCAGCACTTTCAAGAAAAGATTTTGAAGAGGCTTTAGATTTCGCATACAAGAATGATGTTATCTTGGCTGTATCAGAAATAGAGCTTAACTCAAGTAGTGTCAGGAATTTACAATTAAATCATAAAGTTGAGAATGTTGAAGGTTATAGATTAAACTTAGGAAAAGGTTATATAAATCCTTTTTTTGACCTTGCATGGCACGACTTATACATATTTAACTATATTTTTGGAGACTTTTTCATAAAAAAAGTAAATATAGAAGGAAACAATGTTTATGTAAATGCAAAATCTGATAACGCCGAGTTTAATCTTCAAGTTGCATGGTTAAATCCTTTCTTAAAAAGAAGCTGGCATTTAAAATCAGGCAAGGAAGAAACCTTATTAGACTTTGTAGAAGATAAAATAGTTTACCCATCAGGTGAAGTTGTAGAAAAAGATAATGTTGATAAGCTAAAATTAATGATAGAAAACTTTATTAAAAATCCATCTTACGAAAGTTCCCTAAGAGCTTTAAACATTCTAAAAGAAATAGAAAAAATTAAGATATAA
- the dapA gene encoding 4-hydroxy-tetrahydrodipicolinate synthase, with amino-acid sequence MFYGSVVALITPFKDGSLDRKSLKKLIEFHIENQTDAIVVAGTTGESPTLTYEEHELLIELAVEYAQKRIPIIAGTGANSTHEAILLTKFAEKVGADASLQVVPYYNKPTQEGIYQHFKAIAEETSLPLILYNIPSRTGVDMLPETFARLYSDFPNIIGIKEATGNVARVSETISLTNEEVLILSGDDALTLPMMAVGAKGVISVANNIIPKEISQMCKFALEGKFDEALKIHNKYWDLFKVLFIETNPIPVKTAAYLMGLIESGELRLPLYYMNSKNEEKLKEVLKNHGLIS; translated from the coding sequence ATGTTTTACGGCTCTGTCGTTGCTCTTATAACACCGTTTAAAGATGGATCTTTAGATAGAAAATCCTTAAAAAAGTTAATTGAGTTTCATATAGAAAATCAAACAGATGCAATAGTTGTAGCTGGAACAACGGGAGAATCACCTACTTTAACATATGAAGAACATGAGCTTTTAATTGAGCTTGCTGTTGAGTATGCACAAAAAAGGATACCTATAATAGCTGGGACTGGAGCAAACTCTACCCACGAAGCTATACTACTTACAAAGTTTGCAGAAAAGGTAGGAGCTGACGCTTCTTTGCAGGTAGTACCTTATTACAATAAACCTACTCAAGAAGGAATATACCAGCACTTTAAAGCAATCGCAGAAGAAACAAGCTTGCCACTAATCCTTTACAACATACCTTCAAGAACTGGTGTTGATATGCTACCAGAAACTTTTGCAAGACTTTACTCTGACTTTCCAAATATAATTGGAATAAAAGAGGCAACGGGAAATGTTGCAAGGGTTTCTGAAACTATATCATTAACAAACGAAGAAGTTTTAATACTATCTGGAGATGATGCTTTAACTCTTCCTATGATGGCTGTTGGTGCAAAAGGAGTTATTTCCGTTGCAAACAACATAATTCCAAAAGAGATATCTCAAATGTGTAAATTTGCATTAGAAGGCAAGTTTGACGAAGCTCTGAAAATCCACAACAAATACTGGGACTTATTTAAAGTACTGTTTATAGAAACAAACCCTATACCTGTAAAAACAGCTGCATACCTTATGGGGCTTATAGAAAGTGGTGAATTAAGACTACCTCTTTATTACATGAACTCTAAAAATGAAGAAAAGTTAAAGGAAGTTTTAAAGAACCACGGACTTATTTCTTAA
- a CDS encoding EAL and HDOD domain-containing protein encodes MVLCKIPVFDTQKNLYAYEIKYEREESDLNQMIKDLYYTISQLDIKKFLSGKNAFIKVHPDVIIFTEFINLINKEIFILEVESKYLKSKTFIEKLKALKEEGFTFSLEFSEGEFNPDTYLSVASIFEYLSVSLKNFNLEKEKFISFSLELPFTLKAEDVENNEDFNKALELGFKLFEGEFFTKPEQLTTKEESFNKLEVLKLIRYVSEEDDLNDIAEAIKASPAISVALLKYVNSSFFYLANPITSINRAVIYLGKKNILSWLLLISMISVAKNDTDIESVKMALFRGKFMELLSLKINPDQNIADTAFLVGVLSLAEKIFKVDIKTILNELKLSQEFEKILTERLGYFGELLNFVINVEKNNFSEIKIFKKDYGLSDQEIGVITVETYKWIDMIFEIVR; translated from the coding sequence ATGGTTTTATGTAAAATTCCTGTTTTTGATACTCAGAAAAATCTCTATGCTTATGAAATAAAGTATGAGAGAGAAGAATCTGATTTAAACCAGATGATAAAAGATTTATACTACACCATATCTCAACTTGATATAAAAAAATTTTTAAGTGGAAAGAATGCCTTTATAAAGGTTCACCCGGATGTAATAATTTTTACAGAATTTATAAATTTAATAAATAAGGAAATATTTATCTTGGAAGTTGAATCAAAATATCTAAAGTCCAAAACATTTATAGAAAAATTAAAGGCTTTAAAGGAAGAAGGATTTACTTTTTCCTTAGAATTCTCAGAAGGAGAATTTAATCCAGATACATATTTGTCTGTTGCAAGTATATTTGAATATCTATCTGTAAGCTTAAAAAACTTTAACTTAGAAAAAGAAAAATTTATAAGTTTTTCCTTAGAATTACCTTTTACATTAAAAGCAGAAGACGTTGAAAATAATGAAGATTTTAACAAAGCATTAGAGCTTGGATTTAAACTCTTTGAAGGAGAATTTTTTACAAAACCAGAGCAGTTAACTACGAAAGAAGAAAGTTTTAATAAATTAGAAGTTTTAAAATTAATCAGATACGTATCTGAAGAAGACGATCTAAACGATATTGCAGAAGCGATAAAAGCAAGTCCTGCTATAAGTGTAGCATTACTTAAGTATGTAAACTCATCATTCTTTTACTTAGCAAATCCTATTACGTCAATAAATAGAGCTGTTATTTATTTGGGAAAAAAGAACATTTTAAGTTGGCTGCTTTTAATTTCTATGATTTCTGTAGCTAAAAATGATACAGATATAGAATCTGTTAAAATGGCACTGTTTAGAGGTAAATTTATGGAATTATTGAGCTTAAAAATTAACCCTGATCAAAACATAGCAGATACTGCGTTTTTAGTTGGTGTTTTATCTTTAGCAGAAAAGATATTTAAAGTAGATATAAAAACAATTTTAAATGAGCTAAAACTATCTCAAGAATTTGAAAAGATTTTAACGGAAAGGTTGGGATATTTCGGAGAGTTATTAAACTTTGTAATAAATGTAGAAAAAAATAATTTTTCAGAAATAAAAATATTTAAGAAAGATTATGGTTTATCAGATCAAGAGATAGGTGTTATTACTGTTGAAACATATAAATGGATAGATATGATCTTTGAGATAGTGAGGTAA
- the nusB gene encoding transcription antitermination factor NusB, translated as MKQNIKNIQRQARELLLKVFYTFDQKNEPLEDILKEYTNLKEINPEAVNYAKEIILFFNEKKEVIDEMIKFHLQKWRFERLGYIEKALLRIAISDFLKLKEEGKEENFMIKRIIFDTLDLVECYTGSKKSVKFVNGILGRVVRELFKGYEDSLYIRSTQ; from the coding sequence ATGAAACAAAACATAAAAAATATACAAAGACAGGCGAGAGAACTGCTACTAAAAGTCTTTTACACCTTTGACCAAAAAAATGAACCTTTAGAAGATATTTTAAAAGAGTATACAAACTTAAAAGAGATAAACCCTGAAGCTGTAAATTATGCTAAAGAAATAATCTTATTTTTTAATGAAAAGAAAGAAGTTATAGACGAAATGATAAAATTCCATCTTCAAAAGTGGAGATTTGAAAGATTAGGATACATAGAAAAAGCATTATTAAGAATTGCTATATCTGATTTTCTTAAATTAAAAGAAGAAGGCAAAGAAGAGAATTTTATGATAAAACGAATAATATTTGATACGTTAGACTTGGTAGAATGTTATACAGGTTCAAAAAAATCTGTAAAATTTGTAAATGGAATTCTTGGAAGAGTAGTAAGGGAGTTGTTTAAAGGATATGAGGATAGCCTTTATATCAGATCTACACAGTAA
- the ribH gene encoding 6,7-dimethyl-8-ribityllumazine synthase: MRTIEGNLTAEGLKFGIVLGRFNSFITERLLEGAIDCILRHGGSKENIDVVRVPGSFEIPLIAKKLAKSGKYDAIICLGAVIRGSTPHFDYVANEVTKGIAQVSLETEVPISYGILTTDTIEQAIERAGTKMGNKGFDAALTAIEMVNIIRQIG; this comes from the coding sequence ATGAGAACAATAGAAGGTAATTTGACGGCGGAAGGTTTAAAGTTTGGTATCGTTTTAGGAAGGTTTAACAGCTTCATTACAGAGAGACTCTTAGAAGGAGCGATTGATTGTATATTAAGACACGGCGGTAGTAAAGAGAACATAGATGTTGTAAGAGTGCCGGGTTCTTTTGAAATTCCTTTAATAGCTAAGAAGTTAGCAAAATCCGGAAAATACGACGCTATTATATGTCTTGGAGCTGTAATAAGAGGGTCAACACCACATTTTGACTATGTTGCGAACGAAGTAACAAAGGGAATAGCTCAAGTATCTTTAGAAACAGAAGTCCCTATATCTTACGGTATTTTAACAACAGATACAATAGAACAGGCTATAGAAAGAGCCGGAACAAAAATGGGTAATAAAGGTTTTGACGCAGCCTTAACAGCTATAGAGATGGTAAACATAATAAGACAGATAGGATAG
- a CDS encoding metallophosphoesterase family protein, with product MRIAFISDLHSNIYAVESLEKDLKKRDVDKIICLGDIVGYGANPVEVVEWVKENCDFSLRGNHDTLVSDAEPINMHNPYTLKAAFYNSEVLQEKHKEFLRSLEKDYEDDEMVLTHDEPCIPGSMEYITKIKEAKDTFSAFNQNYCFYGHTHIAGIFEKDNEEVNFIKESFIKLDPAKRYLINPGSVGQPRDKDPRASYLIFDKGKLTLEFIRVEYDIEKAAKDILNANLPQLFAFRLYRGV from the coding sequence ATGAGGATAGCCTTTATATCAGATCTACACAGTAATATATACGCTGTCGAATCTTTAGAAAAAGATTTGAAAAAAAGAGATGTAGATAAAATCATATGCCTTGGAGATATTGTAGGTTATGGAGCGAATCCTGTAGAAGTTGTAGAGTGGGTAAAAGAAAACTGTGATTTTTCTTTACGAGGTAATCATGATACCTTAGTATCAGATGCTGAACCTATAAATATGCACAATCCTTATACACTAAAAGCTGCTTTTTATAACTCAGAAGTTTTACAAGAGAAGCATAAAGAATTTTTGAGGTCTTTAGAAAAAGATTATGAAGATGATGAGATGGTTTTAACCCATGATGAACCTTGTATCCCCGGAAGTATGGAATATATAACAAAAATAAAAGAGGCAAAAGATACATTTTCAGCCTTTAATCAAAACTACTGCTTTTACGGACATACACACATAGCAGGGATTTTTGAAAAAGATAATGAAGAAGTAAATTTCATTAAAGAATCTTTTATAAAGTTAGACCCTGCTAAAAGATATCTAATAAATCCCGGAAGTGTAGGACAACCGAGAGATAAAGACCCAAGAGCATCTTACCTTATCTTTGATAAAGGAAAATTAACGTTAGAGTTTATAAGAGTTGAGTATGATATAGAAAAAGCTGCAAAAGATATATTAAATGCTAATCTGCCACAGCTTTTTGCTTTTAGACTTTATCGTGGCGTTTAA